The following proteins are encoded in a genomic region of Magnetococcales bacterium:
- a CDS encoding holo-ACP synthase, producing MILGIGTDIVKVVRLERSVARFGQRFIQKILNQREIEHCNPGPGFSACLARRFAAKEALAKALGTGMSQGVWFTDIEIIHTTAGKPGFLFSGETQKKLAALAPLNVHLSISDEREFAVAFVILETDP from the coding sequence ATGATTCTCGGCATCGGAACCGATATTGTCAAGGTGGTCCGTCTGGAACGGAGCGTGGCCCGCTTTGGACAAAGATTCATCCAGAAAATTCTCAACCAGAGGGAAATCGAACACTGCAATCCGGGACCGGGTTTTAGCGCCTGTCTTGCCCGGCGCTTCGCGGCCAAGGAGGCCCTTGCCAAGGCCCTGGGAACGGGAATGTCCCAGGGGGTTTGGTTCACCGACATCGAAATCATCCATACCACCGCCGGGAAGCCGGGATTTCTTTTTTCCGGCGAAACCCAAAAAAAACTGGCCGCGCTGGCGCCTCTGAACGTGCATCTTTCCATCAGTGATGAACGCGAATTTGCCGTAGCCTTTGTCATTCTCGAAACCGATCCGTGA
- a CDS encoding GspE/PulE family protein gives MAGPDPIVAELLQSLSSNRRELLNIITKALGVASTFADVLPELEGHMLKFLEAQRLTVYQNARDGQEIIAKYKTGQELFEIRLPLTANSIAGYVAVSGNPIRIDDVYDGEALRKIHKTLNFNSMFDKRSGFRSRAMMVVPIKNSAPLLGVLQVINKVGQNAFSDFDMKLAIHLAGLLAKKFHQEFEATDSPYDFLIKRGLITAEKLEAFQKRTKKEAVTMTYLLVQEQKIPQELVAASLASYHQVPFMRYDPNITPPKHLLKKLNMSYLRRQLWVPLAGDPEEELLILIDDPSDFARQMEIQRALPAKKYIFRVGFPEDILQYLGGGAVSSFLHGLAGKMEEEDVEDSDRLEEGVEAGEINENESTVIQLVNRLIIDAHRAGASDIHVEPGKGKAPSVVRLRIDGICRQALEVPSTHIRAVLSRIKIMARMDIAERRKPQDGKIMVKVKGQPLELRVATIPTVMGESAVMRVLASGSGVSFDKLNLSERNYKELERLMQTPQGILLVVGPTGSGKTTTLHSVIGRINTPERKIWTAEDPVEITQPGLQQVQIDHKIGFNFAAALRSFLRADPDVILIGEMRDQETAHSGIEASLTGHLVFSTLHTNSAPETVIRLLDLGLDPLNFADALLGILAQRLVRTLCEACKQAYKPQEEEWDRLRRLYGERYWDELGRKREETVLYAPNGCGKCSKTGYKGRTGIHELLVNSKKVTEKIAHRASAEELRTIGIEEGMRTLIQDGVMKVLKGQIDLSQLFRVAVE, from the coding sequence ATGGCCGGACCCGATCCGATCGTCGCTGAATTGTTGCAATCCCTTTCCAGTAACCGCAGGGAACTGCTCAACATCATTACCAAGGCCCTGGGCGTCGCCTCGACCTTTGCCGATGTTCTGCCCGAACTCGAAGGGCACATGCTCAAATTTCTCGAAGCGCAACGGTTGACCGTCTATCAAAATGCCCGGGATGGTCAGGAAATCATCGCCAAATACAAGACCGGACAGGAATTGTTCGAGATTCGCCTCCCCCTTACCGCCAACTCGATCGCCGGATACGTCGCCGTCAGCGGCAACCCCATCCGCATCGATGATGTCTACGACGGCGAGGCCCTGCGCAAGATTCACAAGACACTGAATTTCAATTCCATGTTCGATAAACGCTCCGGCTTCCGTTCCCGGGCGATGATGGTCGTTCCCATCAAAAACAGCGCTCCCCTTCTCGGGGTCCTTCAGGTGATCAACAAGGTTGGACAGAACGCTTTTTCCGATTTCGACATGAAACTGGCCATTCATCTGGCCGGCCTGTTGGCAAAAAAGTTTCATCAGGAGTTCGAGGCGACCGACAGCCCTTATGATTTTCTCATCAAAAGGGGACTGATCACCGCTGAAAAACTTGAAGCATTCCAGAAACGGACCAAAAAAGAAGCGGTCACCATGACCTATCTTCTGGTTCAGGAACAGAAGATTCCCCAGGAACTGGTGGCCGCCTCCCTGGCGAGTTACCACCAGGTCCCCTTCATGCGTTACGATCCCAACATCACTCCGCCAAAGCATTTGTTGAAGAAACTCAACATGTCCTACCTGCGGCGTCAGTTATGGGTGCCTCTGGCGGGTGATCCCGAGGAAGAACTGTTGATTCTGATCGACGATCCCTCCGATTTTGCACGGCAAATGGAAATCCAGAGGGCCTTGCCGGCGAAAAAATATATTTTCCGTGTCGGCTTTCCCGAGGACATTCTGCAATATCTGGGAGGTGGCGCGGTCTCTTCGTTTCTTCATGGCTTGGCCGGGAAGATGGAAGAGGAGGATGTCGAGGATTCCGACCGGCTGGAGGAGGGGGTCGAGGCGGGGGAAATCAACGAAAATGAAAGTACCGTCATTCAACTGGTCAATCGCCTGATCATCGACGCCCATCGCGCAGGCGCCTCCGACATTCACGTGGAACCGGGAAAGGGAAAGGCGCCGTCCGTGGTACGGTTGCGCATCGATGGCATCTGTCGCCAGGCGTTGGAAGTTCCCTCGACGCATATCCGGGCCGTTCTGTCGCGCATCAAGATCATGGCCCGCATGGACATCGCCGAACGACGCAAGCCCCAGGATGGAAAAATCATGGTGAAGGTCAAGGGGCAACCTCTGGAATTGCGGGTGGCGACCATTCCCACGGTCATGGGCGAAAGCGCCGTCATGCGGGTCCTGGCCTCGGGCAGTGGTGTTTCGTTCGACAAACTCAATCTGTCGGAGCGCAACTACAAGGAGTTGGAGCGACTGATGCAGACTCCTCAGGGAATTCTGCTGGTCGTGGGGCCAACCGGATCGGGAAAAACCACGACCCTTCATTCAGTCATCGGCAGGATCAATACCCCGGAACGAAAAATATGGACTGCGGAGGACCCGGTGGAAATCACTCAACCGGGATTGCAACAGGTGCAGATCGATCACAAGATCGGCTTCAATTTTGCGGCGGCGTTGCGTTCCTTTCTTCGTGCCGACCCCGATGTCATCCTGATCGGTGAGATGCGCGACCAGGAAACGGCCCACAGCGGCATCGAGGCCTCTCTGACGGGACATCTGGTTTTTTCGACGTTGCATACCAATTCCGCACCCGAAACGGTCATCCGGTTGTTGGATCTGGGTTTGGATCCGCTCAACTTTGCCGACGCCCTGTTGGGCATTCTGGCGCAGCGTCTGGTACGGACGCTGTGCGAAGCATGCAAGCAGGCCTATAAACCCCAGGAGGAAGAATGGGATCGGCTGCGTCGTCTGTATGGCGAGCGCTACTGGGATGAACTGGGGCGCAAACGCGAGGAAACGGTGCTGTATGCACCCAACGGATGCGGCAAATGCAGCAAGACAGGATACAAGGGGCGTACAGGAATCCATGAACTGCTGGTCAACTCCAAGAAAGTCACCGAAAAAATCGCCCATCGCGCCTCCGCCGAAGAGTTGCGAACCATCGGAATCGAGGAGGGAATGCGGACTCTGATTCAGGATGGCGTGATGAAGGTATTGAAGGGGCAGATTGATCTTTCACAACTTTTCCGGGTTGCCGTGGAATGA
- the pdxJ gene encoding pyridoxine 5'-phosphate synthase: protein MIKLGVNVDHVATLREARGERYPDPVSWALDAERAGADFITLHLREDRRHIQEQDVHSLLSMTQTHINLEMAATEAMIAFALAHPPTECCLVPEKREELTTEGGLDVLHHGHRLREVVQTLTQANIEVSLFIDPLERQLQAARECGAPVVELHTGRYAEARDREARLQTLDQLRRAARLAEELGLRVHAGHGLHYHNVADVAGIMPIVALNIGHAIVSRAVFTGLSEAVSTMKQQIRLASWKHGS from the coding sequence ATGATCAAACTTGGAGTCAACGTGGACCATGTCGCGACGCTCAGGGAGGCCCGGGGGGAACGATACCCCGATCCCGTCTCCTGGGCCCTGGATGCGGAACGCGCCGGTGCTGATTTCATCACGCTGCATTTGCGCGAGGATCGAAGACACATCCAGGAACAGGATGTCCACTCCCTGTTGTCGATGACGCAAACCCACATCAATCTGGAAATGGCGGCAACCGAGGCCATGATCGCCTTCGCGCTCGCCCATCCCCCCACCGAGTGCTGCCTGGTTCCGGAAAAACGGGAAGAATTGACGACGGAAGGGGGGCTTGATGTCCTCCACCATGGCCATCGATTGCGGGAGGTCGTGCAAACCCTGACCCAAGCCAATATCGAGGTATCCCTGTTCATCGATCCCCTGGAACGGCAGCTCCAGGCGGCCCGCGAGTGCGGCGCCCCGGTGGTCGAACTCCACACGGGCCGATATGCCGAGGCCAGGGACAGGGAGGCGCGTCTCCAGACCCTGGATCAACTGCGCCGCGCCGCCCGCCTTGCCGAAGAATTGGGCCTCAGGGTCCATGCCGGACACGGCCTTCACTACCATAACGTCGCGGACGTGGCCGGGATCATGCCGATCGTCGCGCTCAACATCGGTCACGCCATCGTTTCCCGTGCGGTCTTCACCGGTTTGAGCGAAGCGGTTTCCACCATGAAACAACAGATTCGTCTGGCTTCCTGGAAACACGGCTCATGA
- a CDS encoding adenylate/guanylate cyclase domain-containing protein: protein MAHWQTGRYLLLIGITIIFLVHGAGGIVVPFLERMESVIYDVKVRNTAPGTKDSRIVIVDIDEKSLAGLGSWPWPRDRMATLVDTLFDHYRIGVLGFDLVFSEADTSSGLSLLESLAKGPLSQNSIFLNQFHKLKPTLDRDRIFAQSLRDRPVILGFNFLQTSFSGLADSGKLPSPVVTLHELGHDDLNSVKAFGYAANIGELQDAAAGAGFLDHPLTGPDGVARNTPLLQVFNGALYQSLSLGIIRAILGDPPLTLEFQENSRHQGAKNAGFEWIALGRHRIAVDAKGGILIPYRGGKGSFPYVSAIDILERVPERQLLDAAIVLVGSSIGTGLRPPFVTPFAHAIPGVELHANIISGMLDGTFKSRPHLFPWSDMVLLAVIGLVVSLFFPRIPLSWRFLVVLVISVVLIVGNVYVWSRWDLHVPLAAPMILMLFLFAIDVAFEIFAVSLKRHRLETSFGKHLPATVIDELARSGYPTSIKGEQREVTVVMAVVQDFYRKADTLSPMQMEQWTHGFLTPMTEIIHEYRGTLDHYHGASIIAFWGAPLDDPKHGRNALAAVMAMSTRLEKLEDEFQMRGLPVVHCHFAIQSGLVTTGSIGSRFRNDYTAFGQPFLMVQSLVRLVEGYDTPILVAEETKSLVSEMVFRELDRIVPEDADKPVSIHEPIGFRDQVAPDRMATIEACHKAMAQFRMMEWDLAEQGFRKLLRQDPEDRICELYLARIRKFRKTPPPVDWDGTCRPPR, encoded by the coding sequence GTGGCCCATTGGCAGACCGGTCGCTATTTATTATTGATCGGGATTACCATCATTTTTCTGGTTCACGGGGCCGGTGGCATCGTTGTGCCGTTTCTGGAGCGTATGGAATCGGTCATCTATGATGTCAAGGTTCGGAACACCGCCCCAGGCACGAAAGATTCCCGCATCGTCATCGTCGATATCGACGAGAAAAGCCTTGCGGGTCTGGGGTCGTGGCCATGGCCGCGTGATCGAATGGCGACCCTGGTGGATACCCTGTTCGACCATTATCGAATTGGGGTGCTTGGGTTCGACCTGGTGTTTTCCGAGGCCGACACTTCTTCGGGACTTTCCCTTCTGGAATCTCTTGCCAAGGGACCTCTGAGTCAGAATTCCATTTTTCTCAACCAGTTTCATAAACTCAAGCCGACTTTGGACCGGGACCGGATCTTTGCGCAAAGCCTGCGCGATCGTCCGGTCATTTTGGGATTCAATTTTCTGCAAACCTCGTTTTCGGGCCTGGCCGATTCGGGTAAACTCCCCTCCCCCGTCGTTACCCTGCATGAGCTTGGCCACGATGATCTGAATTCGGTCAAGGCGTTCGGCTATGCGGCCAACATTGGCGAACTCCAGGATGCCGCCGCCGGAGCCGGTTTCCTGGATCATCCGCTGACCGGCCCCGATGGCGTCGCCCGCAATACCCCTTTGCTACAGGTTTTCAACGGCGCCCTCTATCAATCCCTGTCACTGGGAATCATTCGCGCCATTCTTGGCGACCCACCTCTGACCCTGGAATTTCAGGAAAACAGCAGGCATCAGGGGGCAAAAAATGCAGGCTTCGAATGGATTGCCCTGGGACGACACCGAATCGCCGTCGATGCCAAAGGGGGCATTCTCATTCCCTACCGCGGCGGCAAGGGAAGTTTTCCCTACGTTTCGGCCATCGATATTCTTGAACGGGTTCCCGAGAGACAACTCCTGGACGCCGCCATCGTTCTGGTCGGGTCTTCCATCGGTACGGGATTGCGACCTCCATTCGTCACGCCCTTCGCCCATGCCATCCCCGGAGTCGAACTGCATGCCAATATCATCAGCGGCATGCTGGACGGAACATTCAAAAGCAGACCACACCTGTTTCCATGGTCGGACATGGTGTTGCTGGCGGTGATCGGTTTGGTTGTTTCCCTGTTCTTTCCGCGGATTCCTCTGTCCTGGCGTTTTCTGGTGGTACTGGTCATTTCCGTGGTGTTGATCGTCGGCAACGTCTACGTCTGGTCGCGTTGGGACCTTCATGTCCCTTTGGCGGCGCCCATGATTCTCATGCTGTTCTTGTTTGCGATCGATGTCGCCTTCGAGATTTTTGCGGTGTCGTTGAAGCGGCACAGGCTCGAAACAAGTTTCGGAAAACACCTCCCGGCCACGGTGATCGATGAACTGGCCCGGTCCGGATACCCCACTTCCATCAAGGGCGAACAACGGGAGGTGACCGTCGTCATGGCCGTGGTACAGGATTTCTACAGGAAGGCGGACACGCTGAGCCCTATGCAGATGGAACAATGGACGCATGGTTTTCTGACGCCCATGACGGAAATCATCCATGAATATCGCGGCACCCTGGACCATTATCATGGCGCGTCGATCATTGCCTTCTGGGGAGCGCCATTGGATGATCCCAAACACGGACGCAATGCCCTGGCTGCGGTCATGGCGATGAGTACACGGTTGGAAAAGCTCGAAGACGAATTTCAAATGCGCGGTCTTCCCGTGGTTCACTGCCATTTTGCCATCCAGTCGGGCCTTGTGACCACCGGGAGCATTGGATCGCGATTTCGCAATGATTATACCGCGTTTGGTCAACCATTCCTCATGGTCCAGTCACTGGTCCGGCTCGTGGAAGGATATGACACCCCGATTCTGGTGGCCGAGGAGACAAAATCCCTGGTATCCGAAATGGTTTTTCGCGAATTGGACCGGATCGTGCCCGAGGATGCGGACAAGCCGGTTTCCATTCATGAGCCGATCGGTTTCAGGGATCAGGTCGCCCCGGACAGGATGGCCACGATCGAGGCCTGCCACAAAGCCATGGCCCAGTTTCGCATGATGGAATGGGATCTGGCGGAACAGGGGTTTCGCAAGTTGCTGCGGCAGGATCCGGAGGATCGGATTTGTGAACTCTATCTGGCGCGCATCAGGAAATTCAGAAAAACCCCTCCTCCCGTGGATTGGGACGGAACCTGCCGCCCCCCGCGATGA
- a CDS encoding GAF domain-containing protein, with protein MSDVTHLLARVDKLNQLGIALSSERDTKRLLENILLGAKDLTNADAGTMYTKTADNTLKFEIIRTDSLKIAMGGTTGVEIPFPALPLYKDGQPNLQMIAAAAALGDCTINIPDAYEAEGFDFSGTKKFDQMTGYRSRSFLTVPLKNHENEIIGVLQLINAKDSHTGAIKPFTLADQQLAESLASQAAISMTNQRLIENLKNLFEAFIQTIANAIDEKSPYTGGHCERVPVLADLLARAAAKSEVGVLKDYSPTEEDLYELRIAAWLHDCGKVVTPEYVVDKATKLETIHDRIHTVDARFEVLRRDAEIEFLRKKVEALQAGDPARIAPLEEELKQNLERLGQDQAFIRESNLGGEFMSADRQNRVREIGRKEWIDSDGKRHPFLTDNEIENLNIAKGTLTPAERKIINHHVVATKNMLEKLPFPKQLSRVPEMAGSHHETMNGKGYPAGLTRDQMSIGARIMAIADVFEALTANDRPYKPAKTLSESLKILGFMKKDQHVDPDLFKVFIDERVFMEYAAKYLDPKQIDTIAINKIPGYDP; from the coding sequence ATGAGTGATGTCACCCATTTGTTGGCTCGGGTTGACAAGCTCAATCAATTGGGGATTGCCCTTTCATCGGAACGGGATACCAAAAGGCTGCTGGAGAACATTCTCCTCGGAGCCAAGGATCTGACCAATGCCGATGCCGGCACGATGTATACCAAGACTGCTGACAACACCCTGAAATTCGAGATCATACGCACCGACTCCCTGAAGATTGCCATGGGTGGAACGACGGGGGTCGAGATCCCCTTCCCTGCCCTCCCCCTCTACAAGGACGGCCAGCCCAATCTGCAAATGATCGCCGCGGCGGCGGCGCTTGGGGATTGCACCATCAATATTCCCGACGCCTACGAAGCGGAAGGGTTCGATTTTTCGGGAACGAAAAAATTCGACCAGATGACCGGTTACCGGTCGCGGTCGTTTCTGACGGTTCCCCTGAAAAATCATGAAAATGAAATCATCGGTGTTTTGCAGCTGATCAATGCCAAGGACAGCCACACCGGGGCCATCAAACCCTTTACCCTGGCCGATCAACAATTGGCCGAGTCGTTGGCCTCGCAGGCGGCCATTTCGATGACCAACCAGAGGTTGATCGAAAACCTGAAAAATCTGTTCGAGGCGTTCATTCAAACGATCGCCAACGCCATCGACGAAAAATCGCCCTATACCGGTGGTCATTGCGAACGTGTTCCGGTGCTGGCGGACCTTTTGGCCCGGGCCGCGGCCAAAAGCGAGGTCGGCGTCCTCAAGGATTATTCCCCCACCGAGGAAGATCTCTACGAACTGAGAATTGCGGCATGGTTGCACGATTGCGGCAAGGTCGTGACCCCGGAATATGTCGTTGACAAGGCGACCAAGCTTGAAACCATCCATGATCGCATTCATACCGTGGATGCCCGTTTCGAGGTTCTGAGACGAGACGCCGAGATCGAATTTCTCCGGAAAAAGGTCGAGGCATTGCAAGCCGGGGATCCTGCCCGCATTGCCCCCCTGGAAGAGGAACTGAAACAAAACCTTGAACGACTCGGCCAGGATCAGGCGTTCATTCGCGAATCCAATCTTGGCGGAGAATTCATGTCCGCCGATCGCCAGAATCGGGTCCGGGAGATCGGGCGAAAGGAATGGATCGACAGCGACGGGAAGCGACACCCCTTTCTCACCGACAACGAAATCGAAAACCTCAACATTGCCAAGGGGACACTGACCCCGGCGGAACGCAAGATCATCAACCACCATGTGGTCGCCACGAAAAACATGCTGGAAAAGCTCCCCTTTCCCAAACAACTCAGCCGTGTTCCCGAAATGGCGGGGTCCCATCATGAAACGATGAACGGCAAGGGGTATCCCGCCGGATTGACCCGCGATCAGATGTCCATCGGCGCCCGCATCATGGCCATCGCCGATGTCTTCGAAGCACTGACGGCCAACGATCGTCCCTATAAACCGGCCAAGACCCTCTCCGAATCGCTCAAGATCCTGGGATTCATGAAAAAAGACCAACACGTCGATCCCGATCTGTTCAAGGTGTTCATCGATGAAAGGGTCTTCATGGAATATGCGGCAAAATATCTGGATCCAAAACAGATCGACACGATTGCCATCAACAAGATTCCCGGCTATGACCCTTGA